A genomic window from Mesosutterella faecium includes:
- the aroG gene encoding 3-deoxy-7-phosphoheptulonate synthase AroG, translated as MDQEIDRFMTDDLRIKEIRELTPPAHLMHEFPCSDTASATVQLARNAAHRIIHGESDRLLVIVGPCSIHDPKAAREYAKRLVEVRRALANDLEIIMRVYFEKPRTTVGWKGLINDPDLDGSYRINHGLRVARSLILDITEMGLPIGVEFLDMITPQYIADFVSWGAIGARTTESQVHRELASGLSCPIGFKNGTDGNTKIAVDAIGAANHPHSFLSVTKGGISAIVTTTGNEDCHLILRGGSHAPNYDAASVKAASEALSKAGHAPYLMIDASHANSRKICRNQIPVVEDIAGQVADGSRSIMGVMIESNLVEGRQDIVPGQPLVYGQSVTDACLGWDDTEALLERLARAVRDRRTRNC; from the coding sequence ATGGACCAGGAAATTGACCGCTTCATGACCGACGACCTCCGGATCAAGGAAATCCGGGAACTCACGCCCCCCGCGCACCTGATGCATGAATTTCCATGCTCGGACACCGCCTCGGCCACTGTGCAGCTCGCCCGGAACGCGGCCCACCGGATCATTCACGGCGAGTCCGACCGCCTGCTCGTGATCGTCGGCCCCTGCTCGATCCACGACCCGAAGGCCGCCCGCGAGTACGCGAAGCGGCTTGTCGAGGTGCGGCGGGCTCTCGCGAACGACCTGGAAATCATCATGCGGGTGTACTTCGAGAAGCCCCGCACCACGGTGGGCTGGAAGGGCCTCATCAACGACCCCGACCTCGACGGCTCCTACCGCATCAACCACGGCCTGCGCGTCGCCCGCAGCCTGATCCTCGACATCACGGAGATGGGACTGCCGATCGGCGTGGAGTTCCTCGACATGATCACCCCCCAGTACATCGCTGACTTCGTCTCCTGGGGCGCCATCGGGGCGAGGACCACTGAGAGCCAGGTCCACCGCGAGCTCGCCTCGGGCCTTTCCTGCCCGATCGGCTTCAAGAACGGCACCGACGGCAACACCAAGATCGCCGTCGACGCGATCGGGGCGGCCAACCACCCGCACAGCTTCCTGTCAGTTACCAAAGGCGGCATCTCGGCCATCGTGACCACGACCGGCAACGAGGACTGCCACCTCATCCTCAGGGGCGGCAGCCACGCTCCCAACTACGACGCCGCCAGCGTGAAGGCGGCCTCCGAAGCGCTCTCCAAGGCGGGCCACGCCCCCTACCTCATGATCGACGCAAGCCACGCGAACAGCCGCAAGATCTGCCGCAACCAGATCCCCGTGGTGGAGGATATCGCGGGCCAGGTGGCCGACGGGAGCCGCAGCATCATGGGCGTCATGATTGAAAGCAACCTCGTGGAGGGCCGCCAGGACATCGTGCCCGGGCAGCCGCTGGTCTACGGGCAGTCCGTCACCGACGCCTGCCTCGGCTGGGACGACACCGAGGCGCTGCTCGAGCGGCTCGCCCGGGCCGTGCGCGACCGCCGCACCCGCAACTGCTGA
- a CDS encoding ISNCY family transposase: MKNSLPERAPKSQTGTEEIFEQVAYGLLSVPEAAKAMKLSIRQFYRRLAAWKRGEAADPPHGNKGRPPSNRLPDDIRLKIIELAVTKYQDFPPTLLTQYLVKNEGIKVSKETVRKILRELSPQASEQGLRRAGHFLRRRRSRFGELVQIDGSPHRWFGPGQKECSLIAFIDDATGRIAAAGFFPSETAAGYMTVLLQYIRAHGIPLALYSDRHGTFRALAQGRSKNVEGTQFQRVCDKLQIEQIFAQSPQAKGRIERLFKTLQGRWPHEFRVMGIEDMATANQRMDELIRDFNQRFGIDPREPLSANCAVAEESMPEIERICAWWHERVLSKSLSVSFGGSILQLKNASARKFELMGKKVSVIEYPDGRAPEMVYRDARGKEHLLCFEARKRKTLERTEYLESSKTIDACLDRIIEKEDLRPNGFVMKLECEMAEAKQRQAQRKERDQKARELEEKLKQRKNRSGK; the protein is encoded by the coding sequence ATGAAAAACTCGCTTCCTGAAAGAGCCCCGAAGTCCCAGACCGGCACAGAGGAGATTTTCGAACAGGTCGCCTACGGCCTGCTCTCGGTGCCGGAGGCAGCCAAAGCGATGAAGCTGAGCATTCGCCAGTTCTATCGCAGGCTGGCCGCCTGGAAAAGGGGCGAAGCCGCAGATCCGCCCCATGGCAACAAAGGGCGGCCCCCGAGCAACCGCCTGCCAGACGATATTCGTTTAAAAATCATAGAACTGGCAGTTACAAAATATCAGGATTTCCCTCCGACGCTCCTGACTCAGTACCTTGTGAAAAACGAAGGGATCAAAGTGTCGAAGGAAACTGTTCGAAAGATTCTGAGAGAACTCAGCCCTCAGGCCTCAGAGCAGGGGCTCAGAAGAGCCGGTCATTTTCTGAGGCGCAGAAGGTCAAGGTTCGGCGAGCTGGTTCAGATCGACGGCAGCCCGCACAGATGGTTCGGCCCCGGTCAGAAAGAGTGCTCATTAATCGCGTTCATTGACGATGCGACCGGCAGAATCGCCGCTGCCGGGTTCTTTCCCTCGGAGACCGCGGCGGGCTATATGACCGTGCTGCTCCAATACATCAGGGCGCACGGAATCCCCCTTGCGCTATACAGCGATCGGCACGGCACTTTCCGCGCGTTGGCTCAGGGCCGGTCCAAAAATGTAGAGGGCACACAGTTTCAGAGAGTCTGCGACAAGCTTCAGATCGAGCAGATATTCGCTCAGAGCCCGCAGGCAAAAGGCCGGATAGAACGCCTGTTCAAGACGCTGCAGGGGCGCTGGCCGCATGAGTTCAGGGTCATGGGAATCGAAGACATGGCCACCGCCAATCAGCGCATGGACGAACTGATCAGGGATTTCAATCAGCGGTTTGGAATCGACCCAAGAGAACCCCTGAGCGCAAACTGTGCGGTGGCTGAAGAAAGTATGCCCGAGATTGAACGCATATGCGCCTGGTGGCACGAACGCGTTCTGAGCAAATCTCTGAGCGTCTCCTTCGGGGGGTCGATCCTGCAGCTCAAGAATGCGAGCGCTCGGAAGTTTGAGCTGATGGGCAAGAAAGTCAGCGTCATCGAGTACCCGGATGGCCGTGCGCCGGAAATGGTCTACCGGGATGCACGGGGCAAAGAACATCTGCTCTGCTTTGAAGCCCGGAAAAGAAAAACGCTCGAGCGCACGGAATACCTTGAGTCATCGAAGACCATAGACGCATGCCTGGATCGAATCATTGAGAAGGAAGATTTGCGACCCAACGGCTTCGTCATGAAGCTGGAATGCGAAATGGCTGAAGCGAAGCAACGGCAGGCCCAGAGAAAAGAGCGTGACCAAAAGGCCCGTGAACTCGAAGAAAAGCTGAAGCAGCGGAAAAACAGATCTGGCAAATAA